The following nucleotide sequence is from Glycine max cultivar Williams 82 chromosome 9, Glycine_max_v4.0, whole genome shotgun sequence.
gagaagaaaagagagctggaacgcctgatcaaaagactctcagacagtggaattgatgatggtgaagcagctgaggaagaagaagaagcagttgaggaagaagaagaagccgctgaggaagaagaagatgcagcagaggatacagaatccgataatgatgattctgaagccaccccatgaccatcagacctttatttttgctttttactcttactagctataggggcatgtccctttgaacaattgattgctattggtctgtaatatttgcatgcattctacttttgtcaaattctgtctaaaaagggggagtaatagtattatgcgtattatgcatgatttatgatgttgagtagtaggatacgatgtatgcatgattcatgattttgagggggagctgtatgtatatgattttgagggggagactgctgctgctgatgatgactgatgtaagctactgtaactactagtagctgatagaagatgctgcagtaagagcatggagacagggggagcaaaaagctgatgtcacatgagatgtcttgacatcctggaaaagactagtagctgatagaagatgccgcagtgaactgcttcacagcagtaggagcatggagacagggggagcagaaagctgatgtcacgtgagatgtcttgacatcctggaaacgacttgcaacttgcagaattttggctgtcgccactacagataccgctgtgcttgattactctgataatgaaagttgctgatcccacttgcataactgctcgtacctgctcaggaagtgtctaagtatgttttagacaaaatttgccaaagggggagattgttagtgcttagctttactgagctttaaaagattggctaaaattttgttaaaacataagcacttagacaatgaaggaaagctggagttgctgcacatgatgtccaacgctatgtcaaggaataagatcgggctgcacaatgcacaaggcaagataaaatgtcaaatgaagaattgaagctgcaggatccaagatgtcggatacgatgtccaggacatcttgcccgaaaatactggacacataaatctgttatatctttaacagattaatgtgcagttagcaacagatttggcgatctatctttaggaacgaattaaaagataattaaagttcgaattacaaacttgaatagttcgttcagggattaaagattaaagataaaaactaaaagatcaagctttatcttttagatctttaagtgcagattttcaggaaaatgatagatctcatccagcgcaagctgttgcagcccaaatacgcacactgctatataaacatgaaggctgcacgagttctgtaccaagtccgggattgaagagttattttgtgagttttgggacttgagtgatttgtgagccaccttgatgttactctaacatcaagtgttggacctgagtgtgtagagttgatctctattgttcagagagcaatctctggtgtgtatttgatttaattgtaaacacgggagagtgattgagagggagtgagaggggttctcatatctaagagtggctcttaggtagaggttgcacgggtagtggttaggtgagaaggttgtaaacagtggctgttagatcttcgaactaacactattttagtggatttcctccctggcttggtagcccccagatgtaggtgacgttgcaccgaactgggttaacaattctcttgtgtgttatttacttgcttAAACTGTTCACACTGTCAaagataatctgcatgttctgaagcgtgatgtcgtgacatctggtacgacatctgtcattggtatcagaatttcagaaattttgaatgtgttgttaagatggacgaagatcaatggatgtattacagtataatgtctgaagaagttgatatggatgATGAAAATGAACACGAATCTGGAATGAATGAACAATATGTTGATTGTTCGGAtgcgttcaatacttctcaggtaataatgttcattattgttattaaattgataaaatgaatgtccctttgaagactaaaattgtgtgggttgcgttgtaggtgTTTGTTacccgagatgatgttttgtagTTGGCTCGATCAATTTCTCATGAAAATGAATTTGTGGCAATGATTATGAGGTAAGGCACAAACACCGGTATGAGAGGAATGACTTCATTtctgttaattggttgtgagaggagtggtcagtataggtctaggaagaaagattttgttAGAAGATACACTAGGAGTAGGAAATATGGGTGTCCCTTCAAGtttcgtgggaaaccagtggtTGGAGGGCTAGATTGGATGGTGAAATTGATGTGTGGGagtcataatcatgaattggccaagtcattagttggacatccatacgctgGACGATTGACTATGGATGAGAAGACAATTATTGAAGATATGGCAAAGTCAATGGTCAAACCAAGAAACATtatgctaacgttgaaggagcacaatgccaatagttgtacaacaatcaaacaaatatacaatgtaagaaatgcatatcgttcttccatTAGAGAAagtgatactgaaatgcaacatccaatgaagcttcttgaacgggatcaatatattcattggcatagattaaaggatgaagatgtgGTACGTGATATCTTTCGGTGTCGACCTAATGTAatgaagttatgcaatgcatgtaatttggtggttttgatagatagtacctataaaacaaacaggtacaaactcccactacttgactttgttggtgtgacaccaacGGGGATGACATTCTTTGCTggttttgcatatctggagggtgaACATGTTAATAATGTGGTATGGGCTCTAGAATGGTTTTGAGGTCTTTTTATAAGACGTGATGCCCTCCCTGGAATTATttgttgaacaagtggcctcaaatatctCAAGAAGGGGAgctgaattaagatatcacaaactatttcccaattaaaaattctactttgattttaacccaaGTCCCAAGAatccttttaaaatgaattcctaaataataattcaaattaaacttactgaatagaaacaataagcaacaataaataaaagagtttaagggaagagaaaatgcaaacacagtttttatactggttcggcaaagtttgttgcctacatccagtccccaagaaacccgtttgggagttccactatctcACAAATCCTTTACACCTTCtaaaacacacaaggacaatcatTTCTTTGTgctcagatgctttacaacaagagactcatagTCTCTTAGCcctttttcagaagtaagaagaagaagaagaaacgatctctcttgaaagagacaggTGTTACAATGAAGCcctcaattccttattgaataacacaagtgtttggccaaggaattttttaaGACAAGAGATTTTTGTTTGAGAGGATTATGCCTTTTGTGAACAGTGAAAGCTCTAAagaaaattcgtgcccaagtcacctatttaaatgcctttgatggtcattcaaaaatccaatgaaaagttgtgactgttGACAGATTTTCTCGAAAatcctctctagtaatcgattacaacattggcgtaatcgattacacaattatttttattcaaaatttaaatgtccAACGTTCAAaagctttggtaatcgattacacatgatgtgtgatatgtaatcgattacacagttacaaaatcatttttaaccattttaaagcattggtaatcgattacatagttttggtaatcgattacaactttgaaAACTTAGAGCCAAATCTGTtaggaattgattttaatacattttgaaATGATTGTTCCTCCTGAAAGGCAATTTTGGAAACATATATTGGATTAAAGGTAAATTCTGGAAATGGAACGAATTCCGGAAAAGCAATTCCGGTATAACATTACTAGCTCATAATTTACGGATATTGATCTGGAAGCTAGTCAATCCGGAATTATGACAAAGCACCACACCAAGCCTGAGACTAGGACATTTTGATGGTAGCACTgctgtttgttttgttttttctaaagGTCAATGCtagttgttaatttattaatttttgttagcagAAAGAATTTGAACTCACAATCTCCCCTTCTCTCCATTCTTCCCTCAACCATCAATCCAACCTTATAAATCCTGATAACAGTGCTGTTGTTGcagaacaagtatttgagaAGACAAAAGCCAAGTTTCCTCTGTACTGTTAAGATCTGGTTAAGGATGATATTTATTCACTTTCTAATGTGTAACAAAGAAGAAGGGTAATCTGTAACttttagtttattataaaattaaggggGTGCAGGATGATGTTTATGATGTACAGGAAGAAACAGCCTATGTATGGCATACtagaatttatataatttgCTGGGATAAAAACTACAAacttgatatattaaaattgacttagcaaaaaattaattataattaatcccAAATACAAAATGCGTATTTAGTATTTACTAATACTAATCGTGCAAAAGTACCTGCCAGTCTCAACATAATGATAATTTCCAAATcatacttaaaatatttaaaaccgtCCTTGCCCCTCATTTGCTCTTCACACAACCATTGGATTTCTAACCATCCTAGTATACACCCTCTATGTatgagtacttttttttttttttttcatttttccattTGCTACAATGTAAATAGCCTTAAGCCCCCCATTGAAAAATTCAGTACTTGGTGGCTTGAAAGGGATATACAGAAGTGTATAATTTTGATACCATCAAGAATGGCTCAACATAATTTTGTTTCAGTTTTCAAACTGTCAAGAACACAATTTACaataacatatattttgtgCTCATACCATCCAAAGCACCAGGCAACAGAAAAAAGTTATGCGATGCAAAGTCCTGCACTCTACTCTACTGGCTTTCCTGGGGCATTGATAGCCTCAATAGCCTGAGCTGATTCACTTGAAAACTCCATCAGTGACTGGAAGAGAGGGGGAAGTGTCTTTTGGAGGTGATCAAGGGTCATTGCCCTACTGTACTGAACAGAATCCAAATAATTTGCTTTCGCACTTTCCACTTGCTTCTTAAGGGCTTCGGTTTCAGTTTTCTTAAGATGTATTGGATGCTTGGGGCTTGTATCAGCCATACCTCCATCTATTCTTTGCTGCATCTCAGCCATGGAGTTCAAGCATTTTTGGAACTTcctttcaagtttttgtaacCTTTCCAGAATGTTATCTTCCTCAATCTGTTGGCCAGTTATGAAACGAAGGCATGACATCAGGCTTTTTATTGCTTCAGAGGTCTCCTGTAACCACACCAGAGTGCATGCACATTTGTAAGTCTTGCTAGTTACAAGAAAAACCACTCATAAAATTCTTGACACATTTTgcaatataaagaaaagaaagcgcttattcaaattcaaacaagTCATTTAATACTTTAGATCGACTTTTGAAAACATCCATGAGCAAGGAAGcagattatattttgaaatcaaaGTTTTTGGGCAAAGAAATTgctatatataaaaacattcaTGAGCATTTATGCAACATATAGTTCTTGACATGATATCTGTACCAGATGCTCTACAACCATGTGGTCTAGAGTTTGAAGTTACATAGACAGACAGGACTAACAAATATTGGCAATGCGGAGCCAAGGCCACTAGTGTTAAGTAGGTGAAAACAACAAGAACAGAACTATTATGAAGAGAGCATTACAGACAAAACAAAGCAGCTTAAGATAGTCtgacttttgaaaataatatttgatatttttttgttgttgagaaGAAAGACATGAAAGAGAATAGCAAAACAGTTTTGACTAAAGAATTTCTACTTTTCCTGTCAAAATAAACAAAGCCCAAGGAATAGAAGAATTTTGACCCAATGTACCTTGTCAGGTAACTTGTTAAGCCCACGCTCCCATTGATCACAAATGGCAAGAATAGAAGAATGATTGCTACATTCATTACCATCCTTGAGGCTTTCAGCAAGCTTAATCCACTCATAGAGGGTCCTCACATACTCCCGTTGAAATTTTACAAGTTTGCCAAAGCTATTATACCAATAAGAAACCTCAGTCTcaaattgttgaaattttacAAGTTTGCCAATGCTATTATACAAATAAGAAACTTCAGTCTCAAATTGAATAGTAGCCTGGTGATGATATCCAGAATTTAGTATCGTGTTATGATTATCACTGAGGTTACTCAAATGTTGGGAGATGAGTGCTTGGGCTTTATGGGACTCATGCATTGTCCTCCACATTTGTGTCAACCTACAAAACAATCAAGAGGTTAAAGCAAAACCCAACCCAGGACATGATTCAGTTATAATTATTACACTGTTTAACTGTTTCCAATATATGACACCTAAGTTACTCGATATGTATTTAGAAGACCTTCACCATAGGGCATGAGAAAACGACAatagacatttattttttatcaggtAAATTCAACAAGGAATTTTTTTAACCTcccctctctcttttttttactattatcaATCTTTTGTTCCTTGGTTACttacattataaatttaattttagttttttctttattttaagaaattattttcttaagatGTATGCATTATACCAACTCTGATGATACATTTATGAACTACATTGCACAATCACGGCCATAGATCTAATACTGCATTTATTTCTTAAGGGTagtattagaaagaaaaaaaagtaattcatACTTTCAAGATATTCTAAAGTGACAAATGATTTGAGAAAACAATATTCCAAAAGTGACAAATAAATGAGACAGAGGGAGTATATTTCTTCAAACATTTTACTAATAGAAAAACATTATTGTGAAAATTAGATTAATATTAACACATCATTAAGTTGGAAAATGTCTAATGCATCCAATTCTGAGAAATATACCCCGCAGTTAATGCAACCAGCTGGGGCAAAAGCTCCTCATCTATCATTTCCAAAATTGATGAAGTTGTTTCACTGATGCACTGCCTTAGGCTTATTAAATCAGACTCCAACTTCTCAACACTTGATCGAGTTTTGTCAATCTTGACTATGTCAAGGTTCTCATCCTCTTGTTTACACAATAACGTGGACTTCCTGTCGAACTCCAATGCAACAATTCCCTCCTCCTACATTATATCACAATTGAACAATGAGACAAGAAGGCCATTCATGCCAAAAGATTTGAAATCCAAAATCAGAGATTTCCTTtcagatgaaagaagaaaaaaatataatgatcaAGATAAATTTGAAATCAATGTTATAATCCGGTGCAATATATGGCAGTTTAACTATATCAAACAAAGGAAAAGACTATAGTTTCATTTTCAGCATTTATATTCTTCCACTTGATTACTAAGACAAAAGAACCAATGGATGTCAGTATGACTAATTCTAACTAAAAAGACTGATGCCAATTAATTCCCTCATCCTGActaaaaatattcaatacattccatttatttttctatgttgccactattttcattttaaaatacagACATTGCTCCCCCTGTATATGGCTTGAAGTTCTATTCCTGATCTTTCTTTCATAGTTTCATTAGATAACTTTTGCATTAAAAGGCTGTCAGTCCCTTATACAGACCCATAATACATGGGCCACACTAAATTGCCAACTTTCTAATTTCCTGTCTATAAAGTCAGATAGCTAGATTTATTAGCTTACCTTTAATGCCTTGAAAAGTTTCTTCTCTgccacatataattttttaactgtgGCACAATGAGCTCCAGGTTTGCATGGTTCACTATGACCAGAAAATTCAGCACCATCTTTGGTGGATGGGGGTGACTTTGAATACCTACTCCATGACAGTACACTGAAGACCTTTGCAGAATTGCCTCTCTTCCCTACAAATAACATAGccacagtaaaaaaatatgtcaCCACCAACACCACATAGGGAATGAATGATGTCTAAAACAAATGTTAAGTACAATAAACCAGCCACAAAACATGGTATATCACAAAACCCAAAATGTGATAAGTTTGATAGTTATTTGATGGATGTAATTAAGAAAAAGTAAGCATAGTTTCCATGTTcatcaaatcaatcaatttcACAGGCAACAATGGTTATGGGACATGTTAAGTCAACTGACACTCAAGTTGACCCACATATTATGCAATCACTTAAACTGCGATAACCTTCTAAGTTACCCTTAATAAAACTGCACCCTTATCAAGTTGACAGGAGCCAACAGGTAAGGACCAACCAATAACAACATATAATCAAGATTACACAATATGTAGCCTTACTATCAAGATGCCCAGAATTCTGCCGAAGAAGAGTATCTCCTCCATTGATATCTATAAGAACAGCAATTTCCTTTATACATCCAGATGCTTTCAGGAAATGATCATCCAGCTCTTTACCTATACCCTCCAATGTTTTCCCACTTCTACCAACCGCCACAGGCATAGCTGTAGTGTCTCTTCTATACAAACTCATAGCAGAGGAATTTTCGTCAACTGGTTCAATCAACTTTTGTTTTCCCCTACGCAATCTTTCAGCAATTGCAGCAGCTTCTGCTTCTGCTTCTTCATCCTCAAattctgttttcatttcttccCAATTGTCCTCCTCCACAGATTCTACTATTTCTCTTCTATCAGTGCTTTGAAACAGCCGTAACGAGCTCAAACTTGAATCAATTTGCAGCAGAGGCACATTGCTGTCACCATTCTCTAGCATTTCATCTTCGTGCACCATGGCCTTGTCGGCAAGAAAAGGAGGCCGTGGCGGCGGCCGCAGAGGGGATGCAGGCAGATGATGAGATGGAGAAGCCGCATTAGAGGCAGTTTCAAACTCAATCATATCAGACTCGGTGATTTGCCTAAGGGTGGCACCAGTGTTCCTCAATGCTTTCAAATAAGCCAATAGAGAATCAGAAAAATCCCCTCTAATCTTCACCAACTGCTTAATCGCCCTCTTCCTTTCCTTGCACTTACGAACGTTCTCATCCTCATCAATGCTTGACAAAACACACCCCATGTTGGAAATTGGAATATACAAACCTCACAAGTCACAAAAGGTGTCCCAAAAATCTCTTTATggaatttctatattttttctttcttcaaaatAACTATGTATCAATCTTAGTATTGCCAAGAACTCAGTTGGTAAGCTCAATCAATAGACTCCATTAATTCAATAGTCTTCACAGCGTCCAATTTTTCTACAACCAAAAACTGTCACCTACAATACAAAAAccaaataaacatatttattaaacacaacacacacacaaaaaaacaattagaaatATTTCACAGTTGTCAACCATAAccataaataaaacaataaggtTGATGTAAAGCCTCGCTGCGTTTCTATTGTGCAAAATGCCCTTGGCTGACAGTAATTACACACCACATGCGGAATTAGTCCCTCACTAGTGGGTTGGAAGACACACGTACTCTATGACTTGGGACAAAAAAAAGACGACCTAACATACTTAACTCCCAGCTTCATTAATTTTTCCAATGTATTTCTTGCACGATTTGTCAAAACTCCTATAACTAACCCAGAATATGTAGAACAGTATGTGCAATACTCTCTCGCAAGAAAAGCACACCGTAAACGATTTCCATTGCGATtaccaaacaaaagaaaaaaggatccaaacacacacacaaaaaaaaagcagatattccaagagaattTAGGAAGGGATATTAAAATGTtgaaaataggaaaataaaataaaaaaagaaaaagaaaaaaaaaacaatagttgTTCTGAGTTCTGACAGAGAAGGTGTGTGGAAGTGGAACAGAGGAGACTGCAAAAACACGCAAGCAGAAACAAACGCATTGCAAATTGCAACTCACCAGTCATCAGAGAGGGGCATTTGGGTGGCAAAATGTGAAGACAGAAAGGTGAATCTTCTACTGAAGGCCACTTTGTTCGGTCTTTCGAGAAcaaagaggagagagagagaagaatggTAGTTGCAAATTACAGTAATACCTATGAGAAGAGCACGTGGTTGAAGTTCTCTGCGTGGAAGGAAGGGTGTGTTGTGATAAGAGTAAGATGATGAAGTTGTTGAAGTAGAGCGTGATGATGCACCGCACTTGACAAGTTTTGCATTGCTGAGAGAGGAGTGGGGGTAGTAGTAGCTATGAACTTGAATGAGATAGAGAACTTTTCACAAAAGCTTTATTGGACTTCACAGACAGACAGACACATACCTCTTGCTTCGGCCACTGGTTTGGTTTTCAAAGTAATAatgctaattaatttttattaattattaataataaagtatagAACTAAAAGACAAGGAAACAATTAGTATAAATCTATTaatctataattattataactatAATACATGTTcgagattttataatttaagggggagtttatgtaaatttttaaaaaattaatttaagaaacagataaaaaaaatttcaaaataagttaaaaaaattattatttttggaaacagaaataatttaaacaaatatattaaaaaataaaaaattatttattttattaaaataaacacttatttcaacaaacaaatttatataaattga
It contains:
- the LOC100787690 gene encoding protein ALTERED PHOSPHATE STARVATION RESPONSE 1, whose product is MGCVLSSIDEDENVRKCKERKRAIKQLVKIRGDFSDSLLAYLKALRNTGATLRQITESDMIEFETASNAASPSHHLPASPLRPPPRPPFLADKAMVHEDEMLENGDSNVPLLQIDSSLSSLRLFQSTDRREIVESVEEDNWEEMKTEFEDEEAEAEAAAIAERLRRGKQKLIEPVDENSSAMSLYRRDTTAMPVAVGRSGKTLEGIGKELDDHFLKASGCIKEIAVLIDINGGDTLLRQNSGHLDRKRGNSAKVFSVLSWSRYSKSPPSTKDGAEFSGHSEPCKPGAHCATVKKLYVAEKKLFKALKEEGIVALEFDRKSTLLCKQEDENLDIVKIDKTRSSVEKLESDLISLRQCISETTSSILEMIDEELLPQLVALTAGLTQMWRTMHESHKAQALISQHLSNLSDNHNTILNSGYHHQATIQFETEVSYLYNSIGKLVKFQQFETEVSYWYNSFGKLVKFQREYVRTLYEWIKLAESLKDGNECSNHSSILAICDQWERGLNKLPDKETSEAIKSLMSCLRFITGQQIEEDNILERLQKLERKFQKCLNSMAEMQQRIDGGMADTSPKHPIHLKKTETEALKKQVESAKANYLDSVQYSRAMTLDHLQKTLPPLFQSLMEFSSESAQAIEAINAPGKPVE